One genomic segment of Natrononativus amylolyticus includes these proteins:
- a CDS encoding mechanosensitive ion channel family protein encodes MPDSLPWIVAAVEAWIESALPENTWILVPLILLGSYALAKLVNWLSRRYLTDSEELTTTSFGRAVLEEIHTPLAISIAVLGIALSLLALGIVDQSHRAVTVLVTVLVILWARTAIKIGSRWIEVVNGSETDYEFTPMFKNVWTIGVVLAAVLLVLSIWELRITPFLASAGVLGVIIGFAAQDAIGNLIGGVALYFDNTYKIGDVILVEDDMRGTVTDIGIRSTTVLTTDNVLVTVPNAVLNSAQVVNETSPQRHIRIRVPLSAAYDTDYREVERIVLEVCEDAPLVRESPAPRVLFDRFGDSALIFELQAYISHPLTQKRAVDQINRRVYDRFDEAGITIPFPQRELSFLEGGSEHRFEERFESRAVDPGDLDLPGGRPPGSDGAE; translated from the coding sequence ATGCCCGACTCACTGCCCTGGATCGTCGCGGCGGTCGAAGCCTGGATCGAGTCGGCACTCCCCGAGAACACGTGGATTCTCGTCCCGCTGATCCTCCTCGGCTCCTACGCGCTGGCGAAACTGGTCAACTGGCTCAGCCGCCGGTATCTCACCGACTCCGAGGAGCTAACAACGACTTCGTTCGGCCGCGCCGTGCTCGAGGAGATCCACACCCCGCTGGCGATCTCGATCGCCGTTCTCGGCATCGCGCTCAGCCTGCTGGCGCTTGGCATCGTCGATCAGAGCCACCGGGCCGTTACCGTGCTGGTCACGGTGCTGGTGATACTGTGGGCGCGGACCGCGATCAAGATCGGGAGTCGCTGGATCGAGGTGGTCAACGGCAGCGAGACGGATTACGAGTTCACGCCGATGTTCAAGAACGTCTGGACGATCGGCGTCGTGCTCGCCGCGGTGTTGCTCGTCCTCTCGATCTGGGAGCTGCGGATCACGCCGTTTCTCGCCTCCGCGGGGGTGCTGGGGGTGATCATCGGCTTCGCCGCCCAGGACGCGATCGGCAACCTCATCGGCGGCGTCGCGCTCTACTTCGACAACACGTACAAGATCGGCGACGTCATCCTCGTCGAAGACGACATGCGCGGCACCGTCACCGACATCGGCATCCGCTCGACGACGGTGCTCACCACCGACAACGTGCTCGTCACCGTCCCGAACGCGGTGTTGAACTCGGCGCAGGTGGTCAACGAGACCTCCCCCCAGCGCCACATTCGCATCCGGGTGCCGCTATCGGCCGCCTACGACACCGACTACCGGGAGGTCGAGCGGATCGTCCTCGAGGTCTGCGAGGACGCCCCCCTGGTCCGGGAGTCGCCCGCGCCGCGGGTGCTGTTCGACCGGTTCGGCGACTCGGCGCTGATCTTCGAACTCCAGGCGTACATCTCCCACCCGCTGACACAGAAGCGCGCCGTCGACCAGATCAACCGACGGGTGTACGACCGGTTCGACGAGGCCGGGATCACGATCCCCTTTCCGCAGCGCGAACTCTCCTTTCTCGAGGGGGGCAGCGAACACCGCTTCGAGGAGCGATTCGAGTCGCGGGCGGTCGACCCGGGCGACCTCGACCTGCCGGGCGGCCGGCCGCCCGGCTCCGACGGGGCCGAGTGA
- the serB gene encoding phosphoserine phosphatase SerB has translation MTLVAFDFDGTLSDSEMTVLLGDRLGVADEMAAITERAMNDEIGYAESLCERAALLEGLSEADAEAAYGEVELREGAAALVRALNDAGATTAILTGGFERGVETALDREGVSVDHVVSNRLPVAGESEGRALTGAVEGSLIEGTKDAALEELAAAEGVSMEDTVAIGDGANDLPMLEVAGLSIGFRPKPAVEPHCEVVVSSMAEVRDTLLAEGVLDRT, from the coding sequence ATGACACTCGTCGCCTTCGACTTCGACGGGACGCTTTCGGACTCCGAGATGACCGTCCTCCTCGGCGACCGACTCGGCGTCGCCGACGAGATGGCCGCGATCACGGAACGCGCGATGAACGACGAGATCGGCTACGCCGAGAGCCTGTGCGAGCGGGCCGCCTTGCTCGAGGGACTCTCCGAGGCCGACGCGGAGGCCGCCTACGGCGAGGTCGAACTCCGCGAGGGTGCAGCGGCGCTCGTCCGCGCGCTGAACGACGCCGGCGCGACGACGGCGATTCTCACCGGCGGCTTCGAGCGCGGCGTCGAGACCGCACTCGACCGCGAGGGCGTCTCGGTCGATCACGTCGTCTCGAACCGGCTGCCGGTCGCCGGCGAGAGCGAGGGGCGCGCGCTCACCGGCGCCGTCGAGGGCTCGCTGATCGAGGGGACGAAGGACGCCGCCCTCGAGGAACTCGCCGCCGCCGAGGGCGTCTCCATGGAAGACACCGTCGCGATCGGCGACGGCGCGAACGACCTCCCGATGCTCGAGGTCGCCGGCCTCTCGATCGGCTTCCGACCGAAGCCTGCGGTCGAACCGCACTGCGAGGTCGTCGTCTCCTCGATGGCCGAAGTGCGCGATACGTTACTCGCCGAGGGCGTTCTCGACAGGACGTAG
- the serA gene encoding phosphoglycerate dehydrogenase: MKVLVTDPIADAGLSVLREAGHDVETNYELEGEALLEAVSSAHGLIVRSGTEVTREVLEAGENLVIVGRAGIGVDNIDIDAATDHGVIVANAPEGNVRAAAEHTVAMTFAAARSIPQAHVRLKAGEWAKSDYLGAELNGKTLGVVGLGRVGQEVAKKLDSLGMDIVAYDPYISEERAERIGAELVEFEACLEAADFLTVHTPLTPETEDLISDAELELLEGGYLINCARGGVVDEDALAAKVEDGTLSGAALDVFAEEPLPEDSPLLYVEDVIVTPHLGASTEAAQENVATSTADQVSAALAGEPVINALNAPSVDESAFPRIEPYIGLAETAGKVATQLLEGRMERIEVAYEGEIAAEEVDLVTASALKGVFEPLEWQVNAVNAPQIAEDRGVEVTESKTRQAEDFQSLISVTVSDGDDELTVDGTLFAGDDPRIVRIDSYRVDAIPGGRMVVTRNTDEPGVIGLIGTVMGSHGVNIAGMFNAREAIGGEALTVYNVDTEVPDAAREELEGDDRIIGVSYITLDGGL; encoded by the coding sequence ATGAAGGTGCTGGTCACGGACCCCATCGCCGACGCGGGGCTCTCCGTGCTCCGGGAGGCCGGACACGACGTCGAAACGAACTACGAACTCGAGGGCGAGGCGCTGCTCGAGGCGGTGTCGTCCGCCCACGGGCTGATCGTCCGTTCCGGGACGGAGGTCACCCGCGAGGTGCTCGAGGCCGGCGAGAACCTGGTGATCGTCGGGCGAGCGGGGATCGGCGTCGACAACATCGACATCGACGCGGCGACCGACCATGGCGTGATCGTCGCAAACGCCCCCGAGGGGAACGTTCGCGCGGCGGCCGAACACACCGTCGCGATGACGTTCGCGGCGGCCCGTTCGATCCCGCAGGCCCACGTCCGCCTGAAGGCCGGCGAGTGGGCCAAAAGCGACTACCTGGGGGCCGAACTCAACGGCAAGACCCTCGGCGTCGTCGGCCTCGGCCGCGTCGGCCAGGAGGTCGCGAAGAAACTCGACTCGCTGGGGATGGACATCGTCGCTTACGACCCCTACATCTCCGAGGAACGGGCGGAACGCATCGGCGCCGAACTCGTCGAGTTCGAAGCGTGTCTCGAGGCCGCTGACTTCCTCACCGTCCACACGCCGCTGACCCCGGAGACGGAGGACCTGATCAGCGACGCCGAACTCGAGTTACTCGAGGGCGGGTACCTGATCAACTGCGCCCGCGGCGGCGTCGTCGACGAGGACGCGCTGGCCGCGAAGGTCGAGGACGGCACCCTTTCGGGAGCGGCCCTCGACGTCTTCGCCGAGGAGCCCCTGCCCGAGGATTCGCCGCTGCTGTACGTCGAGGACGTGATCGTCACCCCTCATCTGGGCGCCTCGACGGAGGCCGCCCAGGAGAACGTCGCCACCTCCACCGCCGACCAGGTCAGCGCCGCCCTCGCCGGCGAGCCCGTGATCAACGCGCTGAACGCCCCCTCGGTCGACGAGAGCGCGTTCCCGCGCATCGAGCCCTACATCGGCCTCGCCGAGACCGCGGGCAAAGTCGCCACGCAGCTCCTCGAGGGCCGCATGGAGCGCATCGAGGTCGCCTACGAGGGCGAGATCGCCGCCGAGGAGGTCGACCTGGTGACCGCGAGCGCGCTCAAGGGGGTGTTCGAGCCGCTCGAGTGGCAGGTGAACGCGGTCAACGCCCCCCAGATCGCCGAGGATCGCGGCGTCGAGGTCACGGAGTCGAAGACCCGCCAGGCGGAGGACTTCCAGAGCCTGATCTCGGTCACGGTGTCGGACGGCGACGACGAACTCACCGTCGACGGCACGCTCTTCGCGGGCGACGACCCCCGGATCGTCCGCATCGACAGCTACCGGGTCGACGCGATCCCCGGCGGCCGGATGGTCGTCACGCGCAACACGGACGAACCGGGCGTCATCGGCCTCATCGGCACCGTGATGGGCAGCCACGGCGTCAACATCGCGGGGATGTTCAACGCCCGCGAGGCCATCGGCGGCGAGGCGCTGACGGTGTACAACGTCGACACCGAGGTCCCCGACGCCGCCCGGGAGGAACTCGAGGGCGACGATCGGATCATCGGGGTCAGCTACATCACGCTGGACGGCGGACTGTAG